In a genomic window of Bacteroidota bacterium:
- a CDS encoding VOC family protein codes for MKLGYVIIYVEDVAETLAFYTTAFSLKTRFVHEGGDYAELDTGSTALAFAAKQLGESNFPDGYTPLNSTLKPAGIEIALVTEDVATAFVAALAAGATQIAPPVQKPWGQTVGYVQAPDGVLIELCTPVGGS; via the coding sequence ATGAAACTAGGATACGTCATTATTTACGTTGAAGACGTAGCGGAAACGCTCGCTTTTTATACAACTGCTTTTTCGCTGAAAACCAGGTTTGTACACGAAGGCGGAGACTATGCTGAACTGGACACGGGAAGCACTGCGCTTGCTTTTGCCGCAAAGCAGCTAGGCGAATCAAATTTCCCTGACGGCTATACCCCGCTTAACAGCACCTTAAAGCCGGCCGGCATAGAAATAGCCCTTGTTACCGAAGACGTAGCCACTGCTTTTGTAGCAGCCCTTGCAGCAGGCGCTACCCAGATTGCACCACCCGTCCAAAAACCATGGGGCCAGACTGTAGGGTATGTACAAGCACCAGATGGCGTCTTGATTGAGCTCTGTACACCCGTTGGCGGTAGCTAA
- a CDS encoding acyl-CoA dehydrogenase family protein, whose protein sequence is MQFSDVSTPHAFEKSLAAIRTFVDDELVPLEKSWQKGRFNYLLPILEQKREQVKAQGWWTPQIPHAFGGLGLRLQAYGRISEILGRSPFGHFVFNCQAPDAGNMEILIAHGTPEQKTHFLKPLLRGSIRSCFAMTEPGQAGSNPVVLQTTATKVGEEYVINGHKWFTTGADGASFAIVMAITNPLAESPYERASQIIVPTNTPGFKRIRNISVMGDEGEDWMSHAEVKLENIRVPRSFLLGEEGSGFKIAQERLGPGRIHHCMRWLGICERAFEMMCIRVASRELKPGVTLANKQAMQHFIADSRVEINAARHLVLDAARKIDTAGAYEARIDISLIKFYVAGVLQKVLDRAIQVHGALGMSDDTLLSFWYRHERASRIYDGADEVHKSRAARLILKAYAPPSASDQTNGKP, encoded by the coding sequence ATGCAGTTTTCGGATGTATCTACACCCCATGCTTTTGAGAAATCACTTGCGGCCATACGGACGTTTGTTGATGATGAGCTCGTGCCGCTCGAAAAATCATGGCAAAAAGGACGGTTCAACTACCTGCTTCCTATCCTGGAGCAAAAACGCGAACAGGTAAAGGCGCAAGGCTGGTGGACCCCACAAATCCCCCATGCCTTTGGTGGCCTTGGTTTACGACTGCAAGCTTACGGTCGGATCAGCGAAATCCTGGGCCGCTCCCCATTCGGACACTTCGTTTTCAATTGCCAGGCACCGGATGCCGGCAACATGGAAATCCTGATTGCCCACGGTACCCCTGAACAGAAAACACACTTTCTCAAACCTCTACTCCGTGGTTCAATCCGTAGTTGCTTTGCCATGACAGAACCCGGACAGGCAGGCTCCAACCCTGTTGTCCTTCAAACAACTGCCACCAAAGTTGGCGAAGAATACGTCATCAATGGCCACAAATGGTTCACAACAGGTGCTGATGGCGCCAGCTTTGCCATTGTGATGGCCATAACCAATCCACTTGCTGAAAGTCCGTATGAGCGGGCGAGCCAGATTATCGTCCCAACCAATACACCCGGCTTCAAGCGGATTCGGAATATTTCGGTTATGGGAGATGAAGGGGAAGACTGGATGAGTCATGCTGAGGTCAAACTCGAAAATATCCGGGTACCGCGGTCGTTCTTGCTGGGTGAAGAAGGGTCCGGCTTCAAAATTGCGCAAGAACGGCTCGGCCCGGGCCGTATTCATCATTGCATGCGTTGGCTGGGGATTTGCGAACGGGCATTCGAAATGATGTGTATCCGTGTTGCATCACGTGAACTCAAGCCCGGCGTAACCCTCGCCAACAAGCAGGCCATGCAGCATTTTATCGCGGATAGCCGCGTTGAGATCAATGCAGCCCGTCACCTGGTACTGGATGCGGCGCGTAAAATTGATACGGCAGGGGCTTATGAAGCACGTATCGACATCTCTTTGATCAAGTTTTATGTAGCCGGCGTGCTCCAAAAAGTACTCGACCGCGCTATTCAGGTGCACGGCGCCCTGGGCATGAGCGATGACACCCTGCTTTCGTTCTGGTACCGACACGAACGCGCAAGCCGCATCTATGATGGCGCAGATGAGGTCCACAAAAGCCGGGCAGCGCGGCTGATTCTCAAGGCTTATGCCCCCCCATCTGCATCTGATCAAACCAATGGCAAACCATGA
- a CDS encoding phosphotransferase family protein: MTDWRDQPIDLRDGDALDIAALQRYLQDHFSFPVQNLHVRQYPSGFSNLTYEIGWDDTRWILRRPPPGANVKSGHDMAREFKILDGLSPLYPQVPAPHLYCDDPSVIGAPFYMMEQVEGVILRAGMPAAMHPSPALMTQIAAQFIRTLAEVHAIDYNAAGLADLGKPAGYIDRQVSGWIKRYGKATTDDIPAMDAIGKWLQENMPTNQSAALIHNDFKYDNVVLDPADWTQIIGILDWEMATLGDPMMDLGTTLGYWVTDDDPPAMQALKLSPTTLPGNPSRSTLANWYAAATGTSLDHLVFYYAFGLFKIAGIVQQIYARYKQGHTKDPRFANLIHAVRACSQMAWQAIQTNQIDP, from the coding sequence ATGACCGATTGGCGTGATCAACCAATAGATCTCAGGGATGGCGATGCCCTCGATATTGCCGCACTGCAGCGCTATCTGCAAGACCACTTCTCTTTCCCAGTTCAAAATCTGCATGTCAGGCAATACCCCAGTGGCTTTTCTAACCTTACGTACGAAATTGGGTGGGACGATACGCGCTGGATTTTACGCCGGCCTCCTCCCGGTGCCAATGTAAAATCAGGCCACGACATGGCCCGGGAATTCAAAATCCTCGACGGCCTCAGCCCCCTTTACCCTCAGGTACCGGCACCCCATCTCTATTGCGATGACCCATCAGTGATTGGCGCGCCCTTTTATATGATGGAACAGGTAGAAGGGGTAATTCTGCGGGCAGGGATGCCGGCAGCTATGCATCCTTCTCCAGCATTGATGACGCAGATTGCAGCGCAGTTCATCCGTACCCTTGCTGAGGTGCACGCGATTGATTACAACGCAGCCGGCCTTGCCGATCTGGGCAAACCAGCCGGATACATCGACAGACAGGTAAGCGGCTGGATTAAACGCTATGGCAAAGCCACGACGGATGATATTCCCGCCATGGATGCCATCGGCAAATGGTTACAGGAAAACATGCCGACAAACCAAAGCGCTGCGTTGATCCACAACGATTTCAAGTACGACAATGTGGTGCTCGATCCGGCAGACTGGACGCAGATCATTGGCATCCTCGACTGGGAAATGGCTACCCTCGGTGACCCCATGATGGATCTCGGCACGACGCTTGGATACTGGGTAACCGACGACGATCCACCGGCGATGCAAGCACTGAAACTGAGTCCGACAACCTTACCAGGCAACCCCTCGCGTAGCACGCTTGCCAACTGGTACGCAGCTGCTACCGGCACATCACTCGACCATCTGGTATTTTACTACGCGTTTGGGCTTTTCAAAATTGCCGGCATCGTTCAACAAATCTATGCCCGATACAAGCAAGGCCACACCAAAGACCCGCGGTTTGCCAACCTCATCCATGCCGTTCGAGCGTGTAGTCAAATGGCGTGGCAAGCAATCCAGACAAACCAAATTGATCCTTAA
- a CDS encoding inositol monophosphatase yields MDLQYISATASTIILEARERLLAIVDSGDLQAIKKADNSFVTRADKETEQFIRATLAETFPDHNILGEEFPTIDKGSSYTWVIDPIDGTHSFKQGIPLYGTLLCLMEDKTPLVSVIDLPALGRQYVAAKGCGVMRNGVPVTLAPPASSPIEDEVIATGERAQFVSCGLDGLFDKLMAIHPHVRTYCDCFGHTLAIEGVVGAMVDFDIRIWDCMATVLFMEEAGGKAVCVGTRMDAGQPRYDWVFGKPEVVDWVCDTLNLSPVAH; encoded by the coding sequence ATGGATTTACAGTACATTAGCGCAACAGCATCTACCATCATCCTTGAAGCCAGGGAACGCCTGCTTGCTATTGTTGATAGTGGCGATCTCCAGGCCATCAAAAAAGCTGACAACAGTTTTGTAACGCGGGCCGACAAAGAGACCGAGCAATTCATCCGCGCCACCCTGGCAGAAACATTCCCTGACCACAACATTCTTGGCGAAGAATTTCCGACCATAGACAAGGGTTCATCCTACACCTGGGTGATTGATCCGATAGACGGCACGCACAGTTTTAAACAAGGAATCCCGCTATACGGCACATTGCTGTGTTTAATGGAAGACAAGACACCCCTGGTGAGTGTTATTGACCTGCCCGCCCTGGGCCGGCAGTATGTAGCGGCTAAAGGCTGCGGTGTAATGCGTAATGGCGTCCCTGTCACCCTTGCGCCGCCAGCATCCTCACCTATTGAAGATGAGGTCATTGCTACAGGAGAACGCGCGCAGTTTGTGAGTTGTGGTCTTGACGGGCTCTTTGACAAATTGATGGCTATCCATCCGCATGTGCGTACGTACTGCGATTGCTTCGGACATACCCTGGCCATAGAAGGAGTTGTTGGCGCAATGGTAGACTTTGACATACGCATCTGGGATTGCATGGCCACGGTACTCTTTATGGAAGAAGCCGGCGGGAAAGCTGTTTGCGTGGGCACACGTATGGATGCGGGACAACCCCGCTACGATTGGGTGTTCGGCAAGCCGGAAGTTGTAGATTGGGTGTGTGATACGCTCAACCTATCCCCTGTTGCTCACTAG